A window of Syntrophales bacterium genomic DNA:
TCCTGCCCGGACCCTACGCCACCATGCTCCTGGCCGACATGGGGGCGGAGGTTCTCCGGATCGTATCGCCCTCCCGACCGGACCTGGTGGATTTCTTCCCCCCGTTCGTTCCGGGAACCAAGCTCTCCGCGGCGTCGGCCTATCTCGGCCGCAACAAGCGGAGCATGGCCCTCAACCTGAAAATCCCCAAAGCCATTGAAGTCGTACACCGCCTGCTCACCGACTATGACGTCGTTGTCGAGCAGTTCCGCCCCGGCGTCATGGCCAAGCTCGGCCTCGATTACGACTCCCTCGGGAAGGTGAATCCCCGCATCGTCTACTGCTCCATCACCGGGTACGGCCAGACGGGGCCCCTTCGCGACCGGGCGGGGCACGACATCAACTACATCGCCCGCTCCGGGATATCCTCCTACACGGGCAAAAAGTCCTCGGGACCGTCCCTCGTGAGCATGCAGATGGCCGACGTGGCCTCGGGCTCCAACCATGCCGTCATCGGCATCCTGGCGGCGGTCTTCGGCCGGCGGCAGAGCGGGGAGGGCCAGTTCGTCGACATCTCCATGACGGACGGGATGATCGCCTTCAATGCCATGTTCGGCGCTGCCTTTCTCGTCGATGGAAGAGAGCAGAAGCTGGAGGGAAACCTCCTCAACGGCGGCTCCCTCTATGACTACTACGAGACGAAGGACGGACGCTGGATGAGCTGCGGTCCCCTGGAGCCCCAGTTCTTTTCCAATTTCTGCAATGCCCTGGGCCGACCCGACCTGATCCCTGGCACCGTGTCTCCGAAGAACCTCGCCGAGGTGAAGGAGGAGGTCCGGGCCGTCTTCCGGACGAAAACGCAGGCGGAGTGGAAGGCCGTGTTCGCAGCCACGGACGCCTGTACGGAACCGGTCCTGGCGCTGTCGGAGGCTTTCTCGGACCCGCTGGCGGTCGAGCGCGAAATGGTCGTGGATGTCCCGCTCCCGGCGGGGGGCACGGTGCGGCAGCTCGGCTGCCCCATCAAGTTCTCCTCCATGAAGCCGGAATTCCGCCATGCCGGGGCGACCGCCGGAGTCGACACGCAGGCGGTCCTGAAAGAGGCGGGGTACACGGACGGCGAGATCGGGGAGATGGAGGCGGCGGGGGTGTTCCGGTAAGGGCCCGCGCCGTTCCGTCAGCTGACGCGATCAGGCGGAACTCTCGCGGACAGAACGGCCCAGCTGTGTCGGCAGGCAAACATGGAGTTTGCCGGAGAGGGGAGCATGAAGGATGCCTTCTCCGGTCGTTCTTTGAGGGACCCATTTTTTGCACAAAGGAGGATCAGGATTCATGAACGTGAAGGACTGCATTGCCGTCGTAACGGGAGGGGCTTCCGGACTGGGGGAGGCCTGCGTGAGGACCCTCGTGAAGGAGGGTGGGAGGGCGGTCATCTTCGATCTTCAGGATGAGCGTGGCGCCAGCCTGGCCGCCGAACTGGGCGCAAGCTGCCTGTATACCAAGACGGACGTGACAAGCGAAGAAAGCGTCCAGGCCTCCATCGCCCGGGCCGTGGAGGTCTTCGGGACGATCAACGCCGCCATCAACTGCGCCGGTGTCGGAGCCGCCGCCAAGGTCCTCTCCAAGAAGGGTCCCTACCCGTTGAAAGCCTTCAACTGGGTCGTCCAGATCAACCTCATCGGAACCTTCAATGTGATCCGCCTGGCGGTGGAGCAGATGGCGAAGAACACGCCGAACGCCGCGGGTGAGCGGGGTGTCATCGTCAACACCGCCTCGGCGGCGGCCTTCGACGGCCAGATCGGCCAGGCGGCCTACAGCGCCTCCAAGGCGGGTGTCGTGGGGATGACCCTGCCCATCGCCCGGGAATGCGCCGACTACGGCATCCGGGTGATGACCATCGCCCCGGGGCTTTTCGACACGCCCATGCTGGCCCTCCTGCCGCAGGAGGCCAGGGATGCGCTCGGAGCGAGCGTTCCCTTCCCGAAGCGGTTGGGGAACCCGATGGAATACGCCATGCTGGCGAAGCACATCATCGAGAACACGATGCTCAACGGGGAAGTGATCCGCCTGGACGGTGCGATCCGGATGGCGGCGAAATAGATCCAGGAATGGAAAAGGAAGGGAGATCGCATGAGTCATCACGACAAGGATGAAATCGTCATCGTCAGCGCCTGCCGGACGCCTTTCAGCCGCTTCGACTCCGCCATGGCGGACATCGCCAGCATCGACCTGGCGGTGATCGTCATGAAGGAAGTCATCGCGAGGGTCGGCGTGAAGCCGGAAGAGCTGGGTGAGATCAACTACGGCAGCTGCGTCATGGCGGAGATGGCCCTGGAGACGGACATCCCCGTGCGCCAGGCCGCTCTCCTGGCGGGCTGGCCTCCGGAGATCCTCTCCGTCACGCTCGACCGGGCCTGCTGTTCCTCCCTGACGGCTCTCCGCCTGGGAGTCCGGGCCATCCGGGCCGGGGAAGCGGAGATCTGCATGTCCGTCGGCTCCGAGAACATGCCCCGGATGCCCCACCTGGTCCCGGGCCTGCGAAAGGGCGTGCGGCTCGGCCACATCCGGATGCTCGACGGTCTCTTCGAGCTGGGCTACGGCGCCAAGGGGTTTGCCCCGGTGGCCGTCGACGCCGGCGAGGTCGCCCTGGAGTACGGGGTCACCCGGGAGATGCAGGATGCCTGGGCCTGCCAGACCCAGGAGCGCTACGCCCAGGCCTTCTCCGCCGGAAAGTACAAGGTGGGCGAGGAGATCGTCCCCGTCGTCATCCCCCAGAAAAAGGGCGATCCCGTCGTCATCGACCGGGACGAGTCACCGCGCCGGACCACCCTGGAAGCCCTGGCGAAGCTGAAGCCCGTTTACGGGAGCCCCACGGTCACCGCCGGAAACGCACCGCCCATCAGCGCGGGTTCCAGCGCGATTCTTTTTATGACACGAAGGCAGGCCGAGGCAAAAGGCCTGAAGCCCCTGGCCACGATTCTCGCATCCATTGGAACGGCCACGAAGCCGCGGGATATTCCCGTCATTCCCGCCCTTACCATCCAGGAGGCTCTGAAGCGAAGCGGGCTGACCATCGACCGGATGGACCTGATCGAGATCAACGAGGCCTTCGCCGCCATGCCGCTTGTATCGACGAAGATCCTGGCGGACGGGAGTGAGGCGAAGTGGAAGGCACTCCAGGAGAAGACCAACGTCAACGGCGGCGCCATCGCCATCGGCCATCCGGTGGGCGCCAGCGCCGGGCGGATCACCATGCACCTGGCCTACGAGCTTCAGCGCCGGGGCGGCGGTTACGGCGTCGCCTCCATCTGCGGTGGCCTGGCCCAGGGCGAGGCAGTGATCCTGAAAGTGTAAAAAGAGCGGAAAAAATCAGAAGGAGGTGGTTTCAGAAAGCATTTCAAAGAAATGAGGAATCGGGGTTCCGGGTCCGATACAACCGGCGCAGCAGCCCCGATTTCACACGTTGTCGAACAGAGATCCTTGCAGCCGAACGTTCCACAGTGAAGGAAAAGGAGGGAACCTATGTCTTTCCAGCGGATCTGGCACAAGAGCTACCCGCCGGGTGTTCCGGCGGAGATCGATTTCGACCGCATCACCATGCCCGAGGCCCTCACAAGGTCGGCCTCGCGGTTTCCTGACAATCCCGCCCTGATCTATTTCGGCACCGTCATCACCTACCGGGAACTGGAAAGCCTGGTCAACCGGTTTGCCAGGGCCCTGCGATCCCTGGGGGTCAAAAAAGGCGACAAGGTGTCCATGGTCCTGCCCAACATCCCCCAGATTGTAATCGCCGAATACGCGGCGTTCCGCATCGGGGCGGTCAACGTCATGAACAACCCTCTGTATACGGAGCACGAGCTGGCCCACCAGTTCAACGACTCCGAGTCCACCGTCGTGGTCACCCTGGACCTGTTCCACGCGCTGGCCAGGAAACTCCAGGACATCACGGGAGCGAAGAAGGTCATCCTCTGCGGCCTGGCCGATTATCTCCCGGAACCGCTGAAACCCTTCTTCCCGCCGGCGGACGTCCCGGCCGCGGAGGGGATGTACCGGTTCATGGACCTGATCGGTCCCCAGCCGGACGATCCCGTCCCGAACGAGGCCTCCCTGGAGGACCTGGGGGCCCTCATCTACACGGGCGGGACGACGGGCCTCAGCAAGGGTGTCATGCTGAGCCACGCCAACATCTCTTTCAACACCCAGCAGTTTCGGAGCTGGTTCGTCGACTCCAGGGACGGCGAAGAAAGAACCCTGGCCATCTTCCCCTTCTTTCACGCCGCCGGCTGGACGGGGCTCCAGAACACGTCCATCTATGCGGGCTGGGCGGACGTCCTCGTTCCCCGGCCGGAACCGGACCGGATCATGGACCTCCTGGAAAAATTCAAGCCCACGTTTCTGCCGGGCGTTTCCACGATTTTCGTGGCCCTCCTGAACAGCGAACGGTTCCAGAAGATGGACCTGTCCTTCGTGAAGGCCTACCTCACCGGGTCGGCACCCATGGCGGTGGAAACCATCAAGATGCTCAAGGATCGCCGGAACGTACCCCTGGTGAACGTATACGGCCTCACGGAGATCACCCCCATGGGGACGGCGACGCCCTGGGGCGGTGACGAAAAGCCCGGCACCGTCGGGATTCCCTTCCCCAACACGGACCTCAAGATCGTGGACCTCGAGACGGGAAAGACGGAAGTGAAGCAGGGCGAGGCCGGCGAGATCTGCTTCAAGGGGCCCCAGGTCATGATGGGGTACTACAAGAATCCGGAAGAGACGTCCAAAGTCCTGATCGACGGTTGGCTCTACACGGGCGACATCGGGGTCATGGACGAGGATGGGTACG
This region includes:
- a CDS encoding CaiB/BaiF CoA-transferase family protein, with product MAGPLQGLKVLDFTTLLPGPYATMLLADMGAEVLRIVSPSRPDLVDFFPPFVPGTKLSAASAYLGRNKRSMALNLKIPKAIEVVHRLLTDYDVVVEQFRPGVMAKLGLDYDSLGKVNPRIVYCSITGYGQTGPLRDRAGHDINYIARSGISSYTGKKSSGPSLVSMQMADVASGSNHAVIGILAAVFGRRQSGEGQFVDISMTDGMIAFNAMFGAAFLVDGREQKLEGNLLNGGSLYDYYETKDGRWMSCGPLEPQFFSNFCNALGRPDLIPGTVSPKNLAEVKEEVRAVFRTKTQAEWKAVFAATDACTEPVLALSEAFSDPLAVEREMVVDVPLPAGGTVRQLGCPIKFSSMKPEFRHAGATAGVDTQAVLKEAGYTDGEIGEMEAAGVFR
- a CDS encoding 3-hydroxyacyl-CoA dehydrogenase, which encodes MNVKDCIAVVTGGASGLGEACVRTLVKEGGRAVIFDLQDERGASLAAELGASCLYTKTDVTSEESVQASIARAVEVFGTINAAINCAGVGAAAKVLSKKGPYPLKAFNWVVQINLIGTFNVIRLAVEQMAKNTPNAAGERGVIVNTASAAAFDGQIGQAAYSASKAGVVGMTLPIARECADYGIRVMTIAPGLFDTPMLALLPQEARDALGASVPFPKRLGNPMEYAMLAKHIIENTMLNGEVIRLDGAIRMAAK
- a CDS encoding thiolase family protein, producing the protein MSHHDKDEIVIVSACRTPFSRFDSAMADIASIDLAVIVMKEVIARVGVKPEELGEINYGSCVMAEMALETDIPVRQAALLAGWPPEILSVTLDRACCSSLTALRLGVRAIRAGEAEICMSVGSENMPRMPHLVPGLRKGVRLGHIRMLDGLFELGYGAKGFAPVAVDAGEVALEYGVTREMQDAWACQTQERYAQAFSAGKYKVGEEIVPVVIPQKKGDPVVIDRDESPRRTTLEALAKLKPVYGSPTVTAGNAPPISAGSSAILFMTRRQAEAKGLKPLATILASIGTATKPRDIPVIPALTIQEALKRSGLTIDRMDLIEINEAFAAMPLVSTKILADGSEAKWKALQEKTNVNGGAIAIGHPVGASAGRITMHLAYELQRRGGGYGVASICGGLAQGEAVILKV
- a CDS encoding long-chain fatty acid--CoA ligase → MSFQRIWHKSYPPGVPAEIDFDRITMPEALTRSASRFPDNPALIYFGTVITYRELESLVNRFARALRSLGVKKGDKVSMVLPNIPQIVIAEYAAFRIGAVNVMNNPLYTEHELAHQFNDSESTVVVTLDLFHALARKLQDITGAKKVILCGLADYLPEPLKPFFPPADVPAAEGMYRFMDLIGPQPDDPVPNEASLEDLGALIYTGGTTGLSKGVMLSHANISFNTQQFRSWFVDSRDGEERTLAIFPFFHAAGWTGLQNTSIYAGWADVLVPRPEPDRIMDLLEKFKPTFLPGVSTIFVALLNSERFQKMDLSFVKAYLTGSAPMAVETIKMLKDRRNVPLVNVYGLTEITPMGTATPWGGDEKPGTVGIPFPNTDLKIVDLETGKTEVKQGEAGEICFKGPQVMMGYYKNPEETSKVLIDGWLYTGDIGVMDEDGYVTIVDRKKDMILASGFNIYPKEIDELLMTHPKVLEVCTIGVPDAYRGETVKTFVVVKPGQTMTEEDVTSFCRQTLAAYKIPKMVEFLETLPKSAVGKILRRELRDLEMKKMGKA